The Caballeronia sp. SL2Y3 genome includes a window with the following:
- a CDS encoding HlyC/CorC family transporter codes for MNEPYPSRRHADKPQEKRSLLERLTDFISHEPESRDELLEVLQDAHERNLLDADSLSMIEGVFQVSDLCARDIMIPRAQMDAINIAETPAEFIPFVLEKAHSRYPVYEGNRDNVIGVLLAKDLLRYYAEEEFDVRGMLRPAVFIPESKRLNVLLHDFRVNRNHIAIVVDEYGGVAGLITIEDVLEQIVGDIEDEYDFDEETGNIIASPDGKFRVRALTGIQQFNEEFGTDFSDEEVDTIGGLVTHRFGRVPHRGEKVRIDDFAFEILRGDARQVHVLLVRRVPNLTQQPRQPGDDESELRD; via the coding sequence ATGAACGAACCCTATCCCAGTCGACGCCACGCCGACAAACCGCAGGAAAAACGCTCGCTGCTGGAGCGTCTGACCGATTTCATCTCGCACGAACCCGAGTCGCGCGACGAGCTTCTCGAAGTGCTGCAGGACGCCCACGAGCGAAACCTGCTCGACGCCGATTCGCTTTCGATGATCGAAGGCGTCTTTCAGGTGTCCGATCTCTGCGCGCGCGACATCATGATTCCGCGCGCCCAGATGGACGCCATCAACATCGCGGAAACACCCGCCGAATTCATTCCCTTCGTGCTGGAAAAAGCGCACTCGCGCTATCCGGTGTACGAGGGCAACCGCGACAACGTCATCGGCGTGCTGCTCGCGAAAGACCTGCTGCGCTATTACGCCGAGGAAGAGTTCGACGTGCGCGGCATGCTGCGCCCCGCCGTGTTCATCCCCGAGTCGAAGCGTCTCAACGTGCTGCTGCACGACTTTCGCGTGAACCGCAATCACATCGCGATCGTCGTCGATGAATACGGCGGCGTCGCGGGCCTCATCACCATCGAGGACGTGCTGGAGCAGATCGTCGGCGACATCGAGGACGAATACGACTTCGACGAGGAAACCGGCAATATCATCGCGTCGCCGGACGGCAAGTTCCGCGTGCGCGCGCTGACGGGCATTCAACAGTTCAACGAAGAATTCGGCACCGACTTCTCCGACGAGGAAGTCGACACCATCGGCGGGCTCGTCACGCACCGCTTCGGGCGCGTGCCACATCGTGGCGAGAAGGTGCGCATCGACGACTTCGCGTTCGAGATTCTTCGCGGCGACGCCCGCCAGGTTCACGTGCTGCTCGTGCGGCGCGTGCCCAATCTCACGCAGCAACCGCGTCAGCCCGGCGACGACGAGAGCGAGCTGCGCGACTGA
- the lnt gene encoding apolipoprotein N-acyltransferase yields the protein MADSPFRSLSRHRDASASAAPRALPFWHYLVAAVLGAANTLSFAPTPHGGWIELVIFACFFAWLSRTNGWKSAAATGWAFGFGNFVTGVWWLYVSMHDYGGMAAPLAAAAVALFSLYLAVYPALSSLVWSLVAGRARFGDEDAAIAREIDASPRFAPTWHGAFAFASAWALGEWLRGLVFTGFPWLASGYAQVDGPLAGFGAVAGVYGVAWVLALVAACIVQAVVAFRGMRRRALAPALTALALIVAGMLLSLVQWTTPANAPLDVRLLQGNVKQEMKFEQAGVDESLALYKRLITEKPADLIVTPETALPVLAVQVPPAFASAIRSFADSTHSSILFGAIGVTIQPDGRPTDFTNSLFGITPGVNDVYRYDKHHLVPFGEFVPLGFHWFVNLMGIPLGDLARGPVTQKPFFVHNQPVAVDVCYEDIFGEEIARTLREQETPAGILVNSTNLAWFGNTIALDQHLQIARMRSIETGRPTLRATNTGMTAVIAANGDVVSRLPTFTTGVLEARVQGTSGRTPYVTSGNATVIVVSLLLLAVGFAFAPGKKRRV from the coding sequence ATGGCCGATTCACCGTTTCGCTCCCTTTCGCGTCACCGCGACGCGTCAGCTTCGGCTGCGCCGCGTGCCCTCCCGTTCTGGCATTACCTCGTCGCGGCCGTGCTCGGCGCGGCGAACACGCTGTCTTTCGCGCCGACGCCGCACGGCGGCTGGATCGAACTCGTCATCTTCGCGTGCTTCTTTGCGTGGCTGTCGCGCACGAACGGCTGGAAAAGCGCGGCGGCAACCGGCTGGGCCTTCGGCTTCGGGAACTTCGTTACGGGCGTCTGGTGGCTGTATGTGAGCATGCACGACTACGGCGGCATGGCCGCGCCGCTCGCCGCCGCCGCGGTCGCGCTGTTTTCGCTTTATCTCGCGGTGTATCCGGCGTTGTCGAGCCTCGTCTGGTCGCTCGTCGCGGGACGCGCCCGCTTCGGCGACGAAGACGCCGCCATCGCCCGCGAGATCGACGCATCGCCTCGCTTTGCGCCCACCTGGCACGGCGCGTTCGCGTTCGCAAGCGCCTGGGCGCTGGGCGAATGGCTGCGCGGACTCGTATTCACCGGCTTTCCGTGGCTCGCGAGCGGCTATGCGCAAGTGGACGGCCCGCTCGCCGGCTTCGGCGCGGTTGCCGGCGTGTATGGCGTCGCATGGGTGCTCGCGCTCGTGGCTGCATGCATCGTGCAGGCGGTGGTCGCGTTTCGCGGAATGCGGCGGCGCGCGCTCGCGCCCGCATTGACGGCGCTTGCGCTGATCGTCGCCGGCATGCTGCTGTCGCTCGTGCAATGGACCACGCCTGCCAACGCGCCGCTCGACGTGCGTCTGCTTCAAGGCAATGTAAAGCAGGAGATGAAGTTCGAGCAGGCGGGCGTCGACGAATCGCTTGCGCTGTACAAGCGGCTCATCACCGAGAAGCCGGCCGATCTGATCGTCACGCCGGAGACGGCGCTGCCTGTGCTGGCCGTTCAGGTGCCGCCGGCATTCGCGAGCGCGATCCGCAGTTTCGCGGACAGCACGCATTCGTCGATTCTCTTCGGCGCGATCGGCGTCACGATTCAGCCGGACGGGCGCCCGACCGATTTCACGAACAGCCTCTTCGGCATCACGCCGGGCGTGAACGATGTGTATCGCTACGACAAGCATCATCTCGTGCCGTTCGGCGAATTCGTGCCGCTCGGCTTCCACTGGTTCGTGAACCTGATGGGCATTCCGCTCGGCGATCTCGCGCGCGGCCCAGTCACGCAGAAGCCGTTCTTCGTGCATAACCAGCCGGTCGCCGTCGATGTTTGCTACGAGGACATCTTCGGCGAAGAGATTGCGCGCACGCTGCGCGAACAGGAAACGCCCGCCGGCATTCTCGTCAACTCGACGAATCTCGCGTGGTTCGGCAACACCATCGCGCTCGATCAGCATTTGCAGATCGCGCGCATGCGTTCGATCGAAACCGGCCGCCCGACGCTCCGGGCGACGAACACGGGCATGACGGCCGTGATCGCGGCGAACGGCGATGTCGTGTCGCGTCTGCCGACATTTACGACCGGCGTGCTCGAAGCGCGCGTGCAGGGCACCTCGGGACGCACGCCGTATGTGACGAGCGGGAATGCGACGGTGATCGTCGTGTCGCTGCTGTTGCTGGCGGTCGGGTTTGCGTTTGCGCCGGGGAAGAAGCGCCGCGTCTGA
- the ybeY gene encoding rRNA maturation RNase YbeY, whose product MKPSLTLNLQFPAAKAFPSHKALLPRATVARWIKASLFADAELTVRFVDEEEGRMLNRTYRQKDYATNVLTFAYAESEDDPVSGDLILCCPVVEREASEQGKPLAAHYAHLIVHGTLHAQGYDHEVESEAQEMESIETDIMQSLGFPDPYVPLV is encoded by the coding sequence ATGAAGCCGAGCCTCACGCTGAACCTGCAGTTCCCGGCTGCAAAGGCGTTTCCGTCGCACAAGGCGCTGTTGCCGCGCGCGACGGTCGCCCGCTGGATCAAGGCGTCGCTCTTTGCGGACGCCGAATTGACTGTCCGCTTCGTCGACGAAGAAGAAGGCCGCATGCTGAATCGCACGTATCGGCAGAAGGATTACGCGACCAACGTGCTGACCTTCGCGTATGCCGAATCCGAAGACGATCCCGTTTCCGGCGATCTGATTCTGTGCTGTCCGGTGGTCGAACGCGAGGCGAGCGAGCAAGGCAAGCCGCTCGCCGCGCACTACGCGCATCTGATCGTGCACGGCACGCTGCATGCGCAGGGCTACGACCACGAGGTCGAAAGCGAAGCGCAAGAGATGGAATCCATCGAGACGGATATCATGCAGTCTCTCGGCTTCCCCGATCCTTACGTGCCATTGGTCTGA
- a CDS encoding PhoH family protein, with product MKNAPQQHLEFTAPREDNARLANLCGPLDENLRQIEQALDVTLSRRGHKISIRGRGAKVALAALENFYNRARDPISVDDIQLALVEASHAARLAKDAGQNGEDDGQNDPRFRGDPDHPFDEPSATMDLGEDEDHGPTLYTRRADLRGRTPMQRQYLKQIVAHDVTFGIGPAGTGKTYLAVACAVDALERDQVKRIVLTRPAVEAGERLGFLPGDLAQKVDPYLRPLYDALYDLLGFDKTAKMFERQMIEIAPLAYMRGRTLNHAFIILDEAQNTTPEQMKMFLTRIGFGSKAVVTGDTTQVDLPRGHKSGLIEAQHVLSEVRGIAITHFTSADVVRHPLVARIVEAYDAQSQKDAALAEAARAAQQSQKPA from the coding sequence TTGAAGAACGCTCCCCAGCAGCATCTCGAATTCACCGCTCCGCGCGAAGACAACGCGCGGCTCGCGAACCTCTGCGGCCCGCTCGACGAAAATCTGAGACAAATCGAACAGGCGCTCGACGTGACGCTGTCGCGACGCGGGCACAAGATTTCAATTCGTGGCCGGGGCGCCAAAGTCGCGCTTGCGGCGCTCGAAAACTTCTACAACCGCGCGCGCGATCCGATTTCCGTCGACGATATTCAACTCGCGCTCGTCGAGGCGAGCCATGCGGCGCGGCTAGCGAAAGACGCCGGCCAGAACGGCGAAGACGACGGTCAGAACGACCCGCGCTTCCGCGGCGACCCCGATCACCCGTTCGACGAGCCGAGCGCCACGATGGATCTCGGCGAGGACGAAGACCATGGCCCGACGCTGTACACGCGCCGCGCCGACCTGCGTGGCCGAACGCCCATGCAGCGCCAGTATCTGAAGCAGATCGTCGCGCACGACGTGACGTTCGGCATCGGGCCGGCGGGTACGGGCAAGACGTATCTCGCCGTCGCCTGCGCCGTGGATGCGCTGGAGCGCGATCAGGTCAAGCGCATCGTGCTGACGCGCCCGGCCGTCGAGGCAGGCGAGCGGCTCGGCTTTCTGCCCGGCGATCTCGCGCAGAAGGTCGATCCGTACTTGCGCCCGCTCTACGACGCGCTCTACGATCTGCTCGGCTTCGACAAGACCGCGAAGATGTTCGAGCGCCAGATGATCGAAATCGCGCCGCTCGCCTACATGCGCGGCCGCACGCTGAACCACGCGTTCATCATCCTCGACGAGGCGCAGAACACCACGCCCGAGCAGATGAAGATGTTCCTCACGCGTATCGGCTTCGGCTCGAAGGCGGTCGTGACCGGCGACACGACGCAGGTCGACCTGCCGCGCGGCCACAAGAGCGGGCTGATCGAAGCGCAGCATGTGCTGTCGGAAGTGCGCGGCATCGCTATCACGCATTTCACGTCGGCGGACGTGGTGCGGCATCCGCTCGTCGCGCGCATCGTCGAGGCTTACGACGCGCAGTCGCAGAAAGACGCCGCCCTCGCGGAGGCAGCGCGCGCGGCGCAGCAGTCGCAAAAACCTGCATGA
- a CDS encoding gamma-glutamylcyclotransferase has translation MNDKTPESTPAIESPPLDPPQPRPDYPPALLETPLLTDEELAASREAALLHWDRTSDLWLFGYGSLIWNPGLPTLEAVRGKVHGYHRGLYLWSRVNRGTPEQPGLVLALDRGGSCTGMAFRLGGPDTEEHLDVLWRREMAMASYRPAWLPCTLIDGRRVQALAFVMRRDATSYTGKLADPVIRTVFGCASGRYGTTLDYVSRTVEALRESGMPDRALEALLRRCQGSE, from the coding sequence GTGAACGACAAGACACCCGAGTCCACGCCCGCTATCGAGAGCCCGCCGCTCGATCCGCCGCAGCCTCGCCCGGACTATCCGCCCGCGCTACTTGAGACGCCGCTTCTCACCGATGAGGAACTCGCCGCATCGCGCGAAGCGGCGCTTTTGCATTGGGACCGCACGTCGGACCTGTGGCTCTTCGGCTATGGCTCGCTCATCTGGAATCCCGGTCTGCCGACGCTCGAGGCGGTGCGCGGCAAAGTGCATGGCTATCATCGCGGGCTGTATCTGTGGTCGCGCGTCAATCGCGGCACGCCGGAGCAGCCGGGCCTGGTGCTCGCGCTCGATCGCGGCGGCTCCTGCACCGGCATGGCGTTCCGGCTCGGCGGGCCGGACACGGAGGAGCATCTGGACGTCCTGTGGCGACGCGAAATGGCCATGGCCTCTTACCGCCCGGCGTGGCTGCCGTGCACGCTGATCGACGGACGGCGCGTGCAGGCGCTCGCGTTCGTCATGCGCCGCGATGCCACGTCGTACACGGGCAAGCTGGCCGATCCGGTCATCCGCACAGTGTTCGGCTGCGCGAGCGGTCGATACGGCACCACGCTCGATTACGTGAGCCGCACGGTAGAAGCCTTGCGGGAAAGCGGCATGCCGGACCGCGCGCTCGAGGCGCTGCTGCGACGTTGCCAGGGCAGCGAGTGA